The following proteins come from a genomic window of Plasmodium cynomolgi strain B DNA, scaffold: 0205, whole genome shotgun sequence:
- a CDS encoding hypothetical protein (putative), which yields MNGVANRGDRLPNIHNDTAFTTNLVDAKIIQECTHQLLINEKAKVKSGESEGEAIIQIREIGLNYFGNIFEDGKISGEECCLMISKWIYDLCLQNSPLFRNNMVLEFGAVSGLASISLFTHANIFCNRTNQGSNQVFITDVNTFTLITFRIMSY from the exons TCCACAACGACACAGCGTTCACGACAAACCTAGTGGACGCAAAAATAATCCAGGAATGCACTCACCAGTTGCTCATCaacgaaaaggcaaaagtaaaaagcgGGGAAAGCGAAGGAGAGGCCATAATACAGATAAGAGAAATTGGGCTAAACTATTTTGGGAATATATTTGAGGATGGCAAAATATCAGGAGAAGAG TGCTGTCTCATGATAAGCAAATGGATCTATGACTTGTGTCTCCAGAATAGCCCCCTCTTTCGCAACAATATGGTGTTAGAATTCGGTGCAGTGAGTGGACTAGCCAGCATTTCGCTTTTCACGCATGctaacattttttgcaacagAACTAATCAAGGATCGAACCAAGTATTCATTACCGATGTCAACACATTCACTCTAATAACATTTCGCATAATGTCCTATTAA